The following proteins come from a genomic window of Candidatus Dadabacteria bacterium:
- a CDS encoding CDP-alcohol phosphatidyltransferase family protein: MKDAIVLCSGTGTNGEDLSKFPSKSIAQVPQLKRIIINCQRAGTEQFHIITDNAGLLKNLLIDDPRITSDINWVPPGGSLSINSGRVLILESSLVVTNSNSLEKFVRDSSDCREDEFSVLVQQDADPVVGMDRETGYVTKYFGGGSSVFGAFSVNFTEVPSVLSAAGLNTWLGDEATRNRMRIFSADSGYWYRLSDTKESRKEAERIIFSHVGKTATGWIARNINGRMSLPLSKLLIRTSLTPNAVSVLINLIGVLCGPLYALGHPVLGALFMQAATVLDRCDGEVARIKLMETKKGQWVDTISDQFTVLSFLIGVPVGYYLQTGSTVAVILGSYNIIIFILFLIWSFYFLIKYTDSGSLVAYFEVDKHINPEELSLLRKLLARLRFLGRRNYYSAGLVLIAIIGGNSLVLFATSFTLTLFLIHQLEDVIRILRIGKPKEVLQKETEQG, from the coding sequence ATGAAAGACGCTATTGTACTTTGTTCTGGCACAGGAACAAATGGCGAGGATCTATCCAAATTCCCAAGCAAATCGATAGCGCAAGTCCCTCAACTCAAAAGAATTATAATAAATTGTCAACGTGCCGGAACTGAGCAGTTTCATATAATTACCGACAACGCGGGTCTTCTAAAAAACCTTCTTATTGATGACCCGAGAATCACATCGGATATAAACTGGGTCCCACCTGGAGGGTCGCTGTCGATAAATTCGGGCAGGGTTCTTATTTTAGAATCCTCTCTGGTTGTCACGAACTCCAATTCCCTTGAAAAATTCGTTCGTGATTCATCTGATTGCCGCGAGGATGAGTTTTCTGTGCTTGTTCAGCAGGACGCTGATCCTGTTGTTGGCATGGACAGGGAAACCGGTTACGTAACCAAGTATTTCGGTGGAGGAAGCAGCGTCTTTGGCGCTTTCTCCGTAAACTTCACAGAAGTCCCATCTGTGCTTTCGGCTGCCGGGCTCAATACTTGGCTTGGTGACGAGGCCACCCGGAACCGTATGAGAATCTTCAGTGCCGACAGTGGGTACTGGTATCGCCTTTCGGATACCAAAGAATCCCGAAAAGAAGCGGAAAGAATCATTTTTTCTCACGTAGGTAAAACGGCTACCGGATGGATAGCCAGAAATATAAACGGCCGGATGTCTCTTCCTTTGAGCAAGCTCCTGATAAGAACATCTCTTACGCCTAACGCTGTTAGCGTTCTGATTAACCTGATAGGGGTGCTCTGCGGGCCGCTTTACGCCCTTGGTCATCCGGTGCTCGGTGCTCTTTTCATGCAGGCGGCAACTGTTTTGGACAGGTGTGACGGAGAAGTTGCGAGAATAAAGCTTATGGAGACAAAAAAAGGGCAGTGGGTTGATACCATAAGTGACCAGTTCACGGTGCTTTCCTTCCTGATCGGAGTTCCTGTTGGATATTATCTTCAGACCGGAAGCACCGTTGCGGTGATCCTCGGAAGCTATAATATCATCATCTTCATCCTGTTTCTTATATGGTCGTTTTACTTTCTGATAAAGTACACGGATTCCGGCAGCCTAGTTGCGTACTTTGAAGTCGACAAGCATATCAATCCCGAGGAACTTTCCCTCCTAAGGAAACTGCTTGCCCGTCTTCGCTTTTTGGGGAGGAGAAATTATTATTCGGCCGGATTAGTTCTCATAGCTATAATCGGAGGAAACTCCCTAGTTCTTTTCGCTACGTCTTTTACTCTTACCCTCTTTTTGATACACCAGCTTGAAGACGTTATAAGAATTCTCCGTATCGGAAAACCCAAGGAAGTTCTTCAAAAAGAAACGGAACAGGGCTAA